Proteins encoded together in one Prunus dulcis chromosome 3, ALMONDv2, whole genome shotgun sequence window:
- the LOC117620630 gene encoding uncharacterized protein LOC117620630, protein MDLTSPRCFQAPSFISCSGEPPLEGSTSFYGKSKTNPYADTFPDPLCKLNLKETSEFVKSFPVPSNASSEGNRGFLDASAQRREGMSSVTQRRLEAPPTPGRPVFSFSVGNFARKSFPSKWDDAEKWLISTSCHDSPAHTIKPSADSTKIVNANQGDNFKQQMEVFAEKTRVAEEKVSKTVSSFQRCASLNNHNSGKAFNGVSTSTDVLLKDKFVDDIEPVLPNSRYLEPTKEGFLFKNSACETMKDAGTEEVHHLQHRDVGTEMTPLGSSTTSRCHTPFKCSSPARHNTPANRSGPLALGYSSSTNNTIDIAQLQECLGTQYDSTASNWNSREEEEVEISKSLRHFETSHPCRESISESRAAAWEEDENNKCCLRYQREEAKILAWVNLQSAKAEAQSRKLEVKIQKMRSNLEEKLMKRMAIVHRKAEEWRATARQQHSEQINKATNNAQKMINRHNPHFSGHISCGCFPCNTH, encoded by the exons ATGGATCTCACAAGCCCCAGATGCTTTCAAGCTCCATCTTTTATCTCATGTAGTGGG GAACCGCCATTAGAGGGCAGTACAAGCTTCTACGGCAAAAGTAAAACCAACCCATATGCAGACACCTTCCCTGACCCTCTGTGCAAGCTTAATCTCAAAGAGACCTCTGAGTTTGTCAAGTCATTCCCAGTACCAAGCAATGCCAGCTCAGAAGGCAACAGAGGTTTTCTTGACGCTTCAGCTCAGAGGAGGGAGGGAATGAGCTCTGTCACACAGAGGAGATTGGAAGCGCCTCCTACACCTGGAAGACCTGTTTTCAGCTTCAGTGTTGGGAATTTTGCAAGAAAGAGCTTTCCTTCAAAGTGGGATGATGCAGAGAAGTGGCTCATCAGTACCTCTTGCCATGACTCTCCTGCTCACACCATAAAGCCATCAGCAGACTCCACTAAGATTGTTAATGCCAACCAAGGTGACAACTTTAAGCAACAAATGGAGGTGTTTGCTGAAAAAACAAGGGTCGCAGAGGAAAAAGTGTCAAAGACAGTCTCAAGCTTTCAACGCTGTGCCTCTTTGAACAATCATAACTCTGGCAAAGCTTTCAATGGGGTCTCAACCTCAACTGATGTACTTCTAAAAG ATAAGTTTGTGGACGATATAGAACCAGTTTTACCCAATTCCAGGTACTTAGAGCCAACCAAAGAAGGCTTTCTATTCAAAAACTCAGCTTGTGAAACCATGAAAGATGCAGGCACAGAAGAGGTTCATCATCTACAACATCGAGATGTTGGGACAGAGATGACGCCTCTTGGCAGTTCAACAACTTCAAGATGCCACACACCATTCAAGTGCTCGTCGCCCGCGCGCCATAATACGCCTGCAAATCGGTCAGGGCCATTGGCTTTGGGGTACTCTAGCAGCACTAATAACACCATTGACATTGCCCAGTTGCAGGAGTGCCTTGGGACACAATATGATTCAACTGCATCGAATTGGAACTCaagggaagaggaggaagTGGAAATATCAAAGAGCTTGAGACATTTCGAAACAAGCCATCCATGCCGAGAAAGTATTTCTGAATCTAGAGCTGCTGCCTGGGAAGAGGATGAAAACAACAAATGCTGCCTTAG GTATCAGAGAGAAGAAGCCAAAATCCTAGCCTGGGTCAACCTCCAAAGTGCAAAAGCAGAAGCTCAGTCAAGAAAGCTTGAG GTGAAAATACAGAAGATGAGATCAAACCTGGAGGAGAAGTTGATGAAGAGGATGGCAATTGTGCATAGAAAAGCTGAGGAATGGAGAGCAACAGCAAGGCAGCAACACTCTGAACAAATTAACAAGGCCACAAACAATGCACAGAAGATGATAAATAGGCATAACCCACATTTTTCTGGCCACATTTCTTGCGGCTGCTTCCCTTGCAATACCCATTAA
- the LOC117620916 gene encoding uncharacterized protein LOC117620916, with protein sequence MSSGDGSKAPSSQVPLYLWGGSIVHSKKFVANLHRVTTDAQFQKWRAAYASAIPDDVRVKLLKSRKDNEPLVDANDLDARIITFRPFYFSLGFKFPLSKLFKEVFCAMGCAPSQCTPNVYRAIMCFENLSRFFMLELTVREFFHFFEVRHFERYAQVRVYKAKLFNSFSQGDHAWHDDVLEVSGRWASDVGDGPLVPITYCDVSDISKQLEFGPDMAKVRRALNIPPKFREWRWLLSGYREEDGGLPPVEDVERWKQNGPDPDDLLAGQEECSAESLSKRKAPAKSPRGEATSSHAKDRSPSRKKPRPSSAEKTQVGSTPSSSARVKHLVGADSTKVGGMRAARARPSSAERQRDVDIPPRSSSRLHRSKDGDRNRKSAHDPESLTPLEMKLAEAKKMRESSARAKGSSSTSAVGPKVNKPSSVGDACISDLLKTNFLSNPSSCAELVDHIRQAGDLGTFSCLSLEKQREASFHLIQKGLIFAAETIRNSSAVAPSSAQLSELEKKNAELACQLSVEQARYEKKLSDLRAMISGLKSSLTEKDSELNSSAVDLASRKEAFFRLERKNADISLCYDKLLARFHAYHKSAKESKSEATIDAYKLGYLHCSDEIDSLYAIDDVDIETLRPNSPPIEGGVEEQVAGEDDAEGMVQADGVADDVASQADAEEAAA encoded by the exons ATGTCCTCCGGAGATGGTAGCAAGGCTCCCAGTTCTCAAGTCCCTTTGTATTTATGGGGAGGCTCCATAGTGCATAGCAAGAAGTTTGTGGCCAACTTGCATCGCGTCACGACTGATGCTCAATTCCAAAAGTGGCGAGCTGCTTATGCCTCTGCCATTCCAGATGACGTGCGAGTTAAGCTATTGAAGTCTCGGAAGGACAACGAGCCTTTGGTGGATGCGAATGATCTTGATGCTAGGATCATCACCTTCCGTCCCTTTTACTTCTCCTTGGGCTTCAAATTCCCGCTGTCAAAGCTTTTCAAGGAGGTGTTCTGCGCCATGGGGTGTGCCCCGAGCCAATGTACTCCAAACGTTTACCGGGCGATCATGTGCTTCGAGAATCTGAGTCGTTTCTTCATGTTGGAGCTAACGGTGCGAGagttctttcattttttcGAAGTGAGGCACTTTGAGCGGTATGCCCAAGTTCGTGTTTACAAGGCCAAGTTGTTCAACAGTTTTAGTCAAGGAGATCACGCTTGGCATGACGATGTGTTGGAGGTCAGCGGTCGGTGGGCAAGCGACGTTGGTGACGGCCCACTTGTTCCTATCACCTATTGCGATG TGAGTGACATCAGCAAGCAATTGGAGTTTGGGCCGGACATGGCTAAGGTCCGTCGTGCTTTGAACATCCCTCCAAAGTTTCGCGAGTGGCGCTGGCTGTTGAGTGGGTACCGGGAAGAAGATGGTGGTTTGCCCCCTGTCGAGGATGTCGAAAGGTGGAAGCAGAACGGTCCTGACCCTGATGATCTGCTCGCCGGACAAGAAGAATGTTCTGCTGAATCTCTCTCAAAGAGAAAAGCTCCCGCCAAATCTCCGAGAGGTGAAGCTACTTCTTCGCACGCAAAGGATAGGTCTCCCTCGAGGAAGAAACCAAGGCCTTCTTCTGCTGAGAAGACACAAGTGGGGTCTACTCCCTCATCATCTGCCAGGGTCAAGCATCTCGTGGGTGCAGATAGCACGAAGGTTGGTGGTATGCGCG CGGCCCGTGCCCGACCGAGTTCTGCCGAGCGTCAAAGAGATGTAGACATTCCTCCTAGAAGTTCGAGTCGTTTGCATCGGTCAAAAGATGGAGATCGAAACAGGAAGTCTGCTCATGATCCAGAATCATTGACTCCTTTGGAGATGAAGCTGGCAGAGGCTAAGAAGATGAGAGAGTCATCTGCCCGGGCTAAGGGCTCTTCCTCCACGTCGGCAGTTGGTCCTAAGGTGAACAAGCCTAGCTCTGTAGGGGATGCATGCATATCTGATCTGCTTAAGACGAACTTCTTGTCAAATCCATCGTCCTGTGCTGAGTTGGTTGATCACATCCGTCAAGCTGGCGATCTTGGTACTTTCTCGTGcctttccttggaaaaacaaagggaagcgTCATTCCATTTGATTCAAAAAGGACTGATTTTTGCTGCTGAGACTATTCGGAACTCATCTGCTGTTGCCCCCTCTTCTGCCCAACTCAgcgagttggagaagaagaatgctgAATTGGCCTGCCAGCTTTCCGTCGAGCAGGCCCGCTATGAGAAGAAGTTGTCTGATTTGAGGGCGATGATATCTGGGCTGAAAAGCTCTCTTACCGAGAAGGATTCCGAGCTCAACTCTTCTGCTGTTGATTTGGCTAGTCGAAAAGAGGccttctttcgtcttgagcGTAAGAATGCCGACATCTCCCTTTGCTATGACAAGCTCCTTGCTAGATTTCATGCCTATCATAAGTCTGCTAAAGAATCCAAGTCTGAAGCCACCATAGATGCGTACAAGTTGGGCTACCTGCACTGCTCAGATGAGATTGATTCTTTGTATGCGATTGACGATGTAGACATCGAGACGCTCCGTCCCAACTCACCCCCTATAGAAGGGGGAGTTGAGGAGCAGGTAGCCGGAGAGGATGATGCAGAGGGCATGGTACAGGCAGATGGAGTTGCTGATGACGTAGCTAGTCAGGCGGATGCCGAGGAGGCTGCCGCGTAA